A region of Argentina anserina chromosome 5, drPotAnse1.1, whole genome shotgun sequence DNA encodes the following proteins:
- the LOC126795180 gene encoding RNA polymerase II transcriptional coactivator KELP, whose protein sequence is METETQRQIDETVRRLLAESDMDQVTESKIRKLASLELALDLDKPPFKAFVKQVVQSFIQEQQDKHEQQQQQQQAAEEEEEEEGKQEREYDDNGDLVICRLSHKRKVTVQEFKGKPLVSLREFFTKEGKELPTSKGISSTEEQWSVFKKNVPAIEKSVQKMESRIN, encoded by the exons ATGGAAACTGAAACCCAACGGCAAATCGACGAAACCGTGCGTCGTCTTCTGGCCGAGTCCGACATGGACCAAGTCACCGAGTCCAAGATTCGCAAGCTGGCCTCGCTGGAGCTCGCACTCGACCTCGACAAGCCGCCCTTCAAAGCCTTCGTCAAGCAAGTCGTCCAGTCCTTCATCCAAGAACAGCAAGACAAACACgaacagcaacaacaacaacaacaagccgccgaggaggaggaggaggaggaaggcaAGCAGGAGCGGGAGTACGACGACAACGGCGATCTGGTTATTTGCAGG CTTTCGCATAAGAGGAAGGTGACTGTTCAGGAGTTTAAGGGGAAGCCATTGGTGTCGTTGAGGGAGTTTTTTACTAAAGAAGGCAAGGAGCTTCCTACCTCCAAAG GAATAAGCTCGACAGAGGAGCAATGGTCAGTATTTAAGAAGAATGTACCTGCTATAGAGAAGTCAGTCCAGAAGATGGAGTCACGGATCAATTGA
- the LOC126795285 gene encoding uncharacterized protein LOC126795285 codes for MGNCSSLKGTSRECPNSIRVLTDSGGILQFNGPKLASEILEAFPGYGIFQQSNASVPLSEEEVLTSGQFYLLPLRPKEELPADDGVSKQVQDGGVEEDVEGVEEAEPVKKSFRGASDDVENSGNGSGGGLEVLPCGGDGVWRVKLVIDTKQLEEILSEGDTLALIEMMRMAATASSTPKLQSKSLWSSRGGGWNWKPIFSNMFRTPLPITADSGM; via the coding sequence ATGGGAAATTGCTCTTCTCTCAAAGGAACCTCTAGGGAGTGTCCCAACTCTATTAGGGTCCTCACAGATTCTGGGGGTATCCTACAGTTTAATGGTCCTAAGTTAGCTTCTGAGATCCTCGAGGCTTTTCCAGGCTATGGTATATTTCAGCAGAGCAATGCCTCGGTGCCATTGTCTGAAGAGGAGGTCCTTACCAGTGGCCAGTTCTACCTTCTTCCACTGAGGCCGAAAGAGGAATTGCCTGCTGATGATGGGGTCTCTAAACAAGTTCAAGACGGGGGTGTTGAGGAAGATGTGGAGGGTGTGGAAGAAGCTGAGCCGGTGAAGAAGTCATTCAGGGGTGCTTCAGACGATGTGGAGAATTCGGGGAATGGATCAGGAGGAGGTCTCGAAGTGTTGCCGTGCGGGGGTGATGGGGTTTGGAGAGTGAAGCTTGTGATTGACACTAAGCAGTTGGAGGAGATTTTGTCTGAAGGCGACACTCTGGCTCTGATAGAGATGATGAGGATGGCTGCAACTGCGAGTTCAACACCAAAGCTGCAGAGCAAGAGCCTTTGGAGTTCCAGAGGAGGGGGTTGGAATTGGAAGCCTATCTTCTCCAACATGTTTAGGACCCCTTTGCCCATAACCGCTGACAGTGGGATGTGA
- the LOC126793744 gene encoding uncharacterized protein LOC126793744, with the protein MGCTSSKPVDVALDYKPAPASFAVFNINGVQEPWLGLENTTVEKDDKPVHVPAQILDKLDESDATAPPQTWDEVSKELENLKPKLSPKPSPAPPPVAKKEPQEEQRKPRKSLSFDSFHTLEELDNKLTAPKTAGLKKSESMRSLQWKKRSDSQVDMPSPDIQTQTEYKSVKENIFIKRDRMERQKEGQVAVIDKLMSLRDPLSDYPEKCPSGGAESVVIYTTSLRGVRRTYEDCQRVKSVFEVNRLVYDERDVSLHGEFLTELKGLLGEGLGVPRVFVKGRYVGGVDEVVELNESGRLGRIVKWARVETGAGPQACGGCGGARFVPCMECGGSCKVVIGDKKERCSKCNENGLVYCVACWSLT; encoded by the coding sequence ATGGGATGCACCTCATCGAAACCGGTAGATGTGGCCTTAGATTACAAGCCAGCGCCGGCGAGCTTCGCCGTCTTCAACATCAACGGCGTCCAAGAGCCTTGGCTCGGTCTCGAGAACACAACGGTCGAGAAGGATGACAAACCAGTACATGTGCCAGCGCAAATCCTCGACAAGCTCGACGAGTCTGACGCCACCGCCCCGCCACAGACTTGGGACGAGGTGAGTAAGGAGTTAGAGAACCTAAAGCCTAAGCTCAGCCCAAAGCCAAGCCCAGCACCACCGCCAGTGGCCAAGAAGGAGCCGCAAGAGGAGCAGAGGAAGCCGCGTAAGAGCTTGTCGTTCGATTCTTTCCACACTCTAGAAGAGCTCGACAACAAGCTGACGGCTCCGAAGACGGCCGGGTTGAAGAAGAGCGAGTCTATGCGTTCCTTGCAGTGGAAGAAACGGTCCGACTCCCAAGTCGATATGCCATCACCGGACATACAAACCCAAACCGAGTACAAGTCAGTGAAGGAGAACATATTCATAAAGAGGGACAGAATGGAGAGACAGAAAGAAGGGCAGGTGGCGGTGATAGACAAGCTGATGAGCCTAAGAGACCCGCTGAGCGACTACCCGGAGAAATGTCCTTCGGGGGGAGCAGAATCCGTGGTGATCTACACGACGTCGTTGCGTGGGGTGCGGCGGACATACGAGGACTGCCAGAGAGTGAAGTCAGTGTTCGAGGTGAACAGGCTGGTGTACGACGAGCGTGACGTGTCGCTGCACGGCGAGTTTCTGACGGAGCTGAAGGGTTTGCTGGGGGAGGGGCTGGGAGTGCCTAGGGTTTTCGTGAAGGGGAGATATGTGGGGGGAGTGGACGAGGTGGTGGAGCTTAACGAGAGTGGAAGGCTTGGGAGGATAGTGAAGTGGGCACGTGTGGAGACCGGGGCGGGGCCGCAAGCGTGCGGCGGTTGCGGTGGGGCGAGGTTTGTGCCGTGTATGGAGTGCGGGGGGAGTTGTAAGGTGGTGATTGGGGATAAGAAGGAGAGGTGTTCcaagtgtaatgagaatggGTTAGTTTACTGTGTGGCTTGCTGGTCCTTGACATGA
- the LOC126793743 gene encoding DCD domain-containing protein NRP-B yields MENNNQSFWQFSDQLRVQTSNLANLSVNDSIWSNSYGSKRPDARRNFDIKVGGEVNSLMNLTPKGSDFNGFNDGLDYKQKGSDPNEGWNSFKPKASELNVVSDRWNSFKPKVSEFNSFNPKVSDFNSFNSKVSDFNGFNQKAPDFNGFNQKVPDFNGFNQKVPDFNGCNEGWKLGSSANGGINGGFNKGIYSKPVVHNNNINLKAYKNQGEEFDLGVKAGKKNNNSNKKKNGDDNNKDVKGDKKFKTLPPSESLPRNETIGGYIFVCNNDTMQENLKRELFGLPPRYRDSVRAITPGLPLFLYNYSTHQLHGIFEAASFGGTNFDPSAWEDKKCPGESRFPAQVKVLTRKVCEPLEEDSFRPILHHYDGPKFRLELSVPEALSLLDKFADQDDIFVTETP; encoded by the exons ATGGAGAACAACAACCAATCCTTCTGGCAGTTCAGCGACCAGCTGAGGGTGCAGACGTCCAATCTGGCCAATCTCTCGGTCAACGATTCCATCTGGAGCAACTCATACGGCAGCAAGAGGCCTGATGCGAGGAGGAACTTCGACATCAAGGTCGGCGGTGAGGTGAACTCTCTGATGAATTTGACCCCGAAAGGGTCTGATTTCAACGGGTTCAACGATGGCTTGGATTACAAGCAGAAAGGGTCCGATCCGAATGAGGGCTGGAACAGCTTCAAGCCTAAAGCTTCTGAACTCAACGTGGTCAGCGACAGGTGGAACTCTTTCAAGCCGAAAGTTTCCGAGTTTAACTCTTTCAATCCTAAAGTTTCAGACTTCAATTCTTTCAACTCCAAAGTTTCGGACTTCAACGGGTTTAACCAGAAGGCCCCGGACTTTAATGGGTTTAATCAGAAAGTCCCGGATTTCAATGGGTTCAATCAGAAGGTTCCGGACTTTAATGGGTGCAATGAAGGGTGGAAGCTTGGGTCTTCTGCTAATGGAGGCATCAATGGAGGGTTTAACAAGGGGATTTACTCCAAGCCTGTTGTTCACAACAATAATATTAACCTGAAGGCCTACAAGAACCAGGGTGAGGAATTTGATCTTGGAGTTAAAGCTGggaagaagaacaacaatagcaacaagaagaaaaatggtGATGACAACAACAAGGATGTCAAGGGTGACAAGAAGTTTAAGACGCTTCCACCGTCTGAGTCTCTCCCCAGAAATGAAACCATTGGTGGTTACATCTTCGTCTGCAACAATGACACCATGCAAGAGAATCTCAAGAGGGAGCTCTTTG GTTTGCCTCCACGTTACCGTGACTCAGTTCGTGCCATCACTCCAGGGTTGCCCCTTTTCCTTTACAACTACTCGACTCACCAACTCCATGGAAtttttgag GCTGCAAGCTTTGGAGGAACCAACTTTGATCCATCTGCTTGGGAAGACAAGAAATGCCCTGGTGAATCGCGCTTCCCTGCTCAG GTGAAAGTTTTAACAAGGAAGGTCTGTGAACCACTGGAGGAGGATTCCTTCAGGCCAATTCTTCATCACTACGATGGCCCTAAATTTCGTCTTGAGCTCAGCGTGCCAGAG GCTCTCTCTCTGTTGGACAAATTTGCAGACCAAGATGATATATTTGTAACCGAAACCCCTTGA
- the LOC126793756 gene encoding uncharacterized protein LOC126793756, giving the protein MSSSILDPNSLRFMDLAVASSRLLGFTPHPLRLRHVDPSSFSLQHHFWSGSCSQLCRGLRAPAAAKSAELPGEMEHSELTALSPLDGRYWGKVKELGPYLSEYGLMYYRVLVEIKWLLKLSQIPQVIEVPSFSEEAQSYLQGIIDGFNIKDAREIKKIEMTTNHDVKAVEYFLKQRSCSNPEIAKVLEFYHFACTSEDINNIAHALMLTESVSKVMLPVMDDLIRAICDMAKEYASIPMLSRTHGQTASPTTLGKEMAVFAVRLSTQRQEVSQVAIMGKLAGAVGNYNAHMVAYPNIDWPLVAEEFVTSLGVTFNPYITQIESHDYMAQLFHAFTRFNNILVDFDCDIWRYISLGYFKQTTKAGEIGSSTMPHKVNPIDFENSEGNLGMASGVFSFLSEKLSKSRLQRDLTDSTILRNMGVGLGHSLLAYKGTLRGISKLQVNEARLSEDLNRSWEVLAEPIQTVMRRYDVPEPYEKLKALTRGRTVTAESIKEFIRDLELPEEPKSILSNLTPHSYVGSAIILAKMVDMAVGATIKDTNIPAEKMKMMFNSFPCELEFSNLLALSPLDGRYWGKVRDLAPYMSEYGLIYFRVVVEIKWLLWLSQIPEVIEVTSFAESAQSFLQEIINGFSISDALKIKDIEKVTNHDVKAVEYFLKQRCKSHPEIAKVLEFFHFACTSEDINNLAHALMLKGAMNNVIFPTIGKLIQALCTMAKEYSHIPMLSRTHGQPASPTTLGKEMAIFAVRLSREWKEMSRVDIMGKLAGAVGNYNAHEVAYPDVNWPQVNKEFVRSLGLSYNSYVTQIEPHDYMAELFHAMFRFNNILTDFDRDIWDYISLGYFKQTTRAGEIGSSTMPHKVNPIDFENSEGNLGVANGSLLQQSMKLPVSRWQRDLTDSTVLRNMGLGLGHSLLAYKSTLQGISKLHVNEACIFEDLDQCWEVLAEPIQTVMRRYGVPEPYEKLKELTRGKAVTKESIREFTKGLELPDEGKSILLRLTPHSYVGAAIELARTVDAAVNSEIGNLL; this is encoded by the exons ATGAGCTCCAGTATCCTCGACCCGAACTCCCTCCGATTCATGGACCTCGCCGTCGCTTCTTCCCGGCTTCTCGGCTTCACTCCCCACCCGCTCAGATTGAGACACGTGGACCCATCAAGCTTCAGTCTTCAGCACCATTTTTGGAGTGGTTCTTGTTCCCAGCTTTGTCGCGGGCTCAGAGCCCCAGCCGCCGCGAAAAGCGCCGAGCTCCCCGGGGAAATGGAGCATTCCGAATTGACGGCGCTGTCTCCGTTGGACGGGCGTTACTGGGGTAAAGTGAAGGAGTTGGGCCCTTATTTGAGTGAGTATGGCCTCATGTACTACCGTGTTCTTGTTGAG ATTAAATGGTTGCTGAAACTTTCTCAAATCCCTCAAGTTATAGAGGTGCCGAGTTTTAGTGAAGAAGCTCAGTCTTACTTGCAAGGGATCATTGATGGGTTTAACATCAAGGATGCGAGAGAGATAAAGAAGATTGAGATGACTACTAACCATGATGTGAAAGCAGTGGAGTATTTTCTGAAGCAGAGAAGCTGTTCAAATCCGGAAATAGCTAAg GTGCTTGAGTTTTATCATTTTGCTTGCACCTCTGAAGACATCAACAATATTGCACACGCATTAATGTTGACAGAATCTGTTAGCAAAGTCATGCTTCCTGTTATGGATGATTTGATTCGAGCAATATGTGACATGGCTAAAGAGTATGCTTCCATTCCCATGCTTTCACGTACTCATGGACAGACGGCCTCACCCACGACTTTGGGGAAGGAAATGGCTGTTTTCGCTGTTAGGTTAAGCACACAGAGGCAGGAAGTTTCTCAAGTGGCAATAATGGGGAAGCTTGCTGGTGCTGTAGGAAATTACAATGCTCATATGGTTGCATATCCTAATATTGATTGGCCCTTAGTTGCTGAAGAGTTTGTCACATCTCTGGGGGTAACTTTTAATCCATATATTACGCAGATTGAGAGTCATGACTATATGGCACAACTCTTTCACGCTTTTACCAGATTCAATAATATCTTGGTCGACTTTGACTGTGATATATGGCGGTACATATCATTGGGCTACTTTAAGCAGACAACTAAAGCTGGTGAAATTGGGTCGTCAACAATGCCTCACAAAGTAAACCCCATTGATTTTGAGAATAGTGAAGGTAACCTTGGAATGGCTTCTGGAGTGTTTTCCTTTCTGAGTGAAAAGTTGTCTAAATCACGTTTGCAGCGTGACTTAACTGATTCCACTATCCTGAGGAACATGGGTGTTGGATTAGGCCATTCTCTTCTTGCCTACAAAGGCACGCTGCGGGGCATATCAAAGCTTCAGGTTAATGAAGCTCGCTTGAGTGAAGATTTGAATCGCTCGTGGGAGGTGCTGGCGGAACCAATACAAACTGTTATGCGAAGATATGATGTTCCAGAGCCATATGAGAAGCTGAAGGCACTTACAAGAGGGAGAACAGTTACTGCAGAAAGTATAAAAGAGTTTATAAGAGACTTGGAATTACCTGAAGAACCAAAAAGCATTCTCTCAAACCTGACACCACATAGCTATGTTGGGTCTGCTATTATATTGGCCAAGATGGTAGATATGGCCGTTGGAGCCACTATAAAAGACACCAATATTCCTGCtgaaaagatgaagatgatgttCAATAGTTTTCCTTGTGAACTTGAGTTTTCAAATTTGCTGGCTTTGTCGCCATTGGATGGCCGGTATTGGGGTAAAGTGAGAGACTTGGCTCCTTATATGAGTGAATATGGTTTAATCTACTTCCGTGTTGTAGTTGAGATCAAATGGTTGCTATGGCTTTCACAAATTCCTGAAGTGATAGAGGTAACCAGCTTTGCTGAAAGTGCTCAGTCATTTTTGCAAGAAATAATCAATGGGTTTAGCATCAGTGACGCACTAAAGATAAAGGACATTGAGAAAGTGACAAACCATGATGTAAAAGCAGTGGAGTATTTTTTGAAGCAGAGATGCAAATCACACCCAGAGATAGCAAAG GTGCTTGAGTTTTTTCATTTTGCATGCACATCCGAGGACATCAACAATCTCGCTCATGCATTGATGCTGAAAGGAGCTATGAACAATGTCATATTTCCTACCATTGGTAAATTGATTCAGGCACTATGTACCATGGCTAAGGAGTACTCTCATATCCCTATGCTGTCTCGCACCCATGGACAG CCTGCCTCACCTACAACCTTGGGGAAAGAAATGGCTATATTTGCCGTCAGATTGAGCAGAGAATGGAAGGAGATGTCTCGTGTGGATATAATGGGGAAACTGGCTGGTGCTGTTGGAAATTACAATGCTCATGAAGTTGCATATCCTGATGTTAATTGGCCCCAAGTTAATAAAGAGTTTGTGAGATCTCTTGGGTTGAGTTACAATTCATATGTCACTCAGATTGAACCTCATGACTATATGGCGGAGCTTTTTCACGCAATGTTCCGGTTTAACAACATATTGACCGACTTTGATAGAGATATATGGGACTACATATCCTTGGGTTATTTTAAGCAGACAACCAGGGCTGGTGAGATTGGGTCATCAACAATGCCTCACAAGGTCAACCCTATTGATTTTGAAAACAGTGAAGGCAATCTTGGTGTGGCTAATGGCAGTCTTCTTCAGCAGAGCATGAAGTTGCCAGTTTCACGTTGGCAGCGGGACTTGACCGACTCAACTGTTTTGAGAAACATGGGTTTGGGATTAGGGCATTCTCTTCTAGCTTACAAAAGTACACTTCAGGGGATATCAAAACTTCATGTCAATGAAGCTTGTATTTTCGAGGACTTGGATCAGTGTTGGGAAGTTCTTGCTGAACCTATTCAAACAGTAATGAGGAGATATGGTGTTCCTGAGCCCTACGAAAAGTTGAAGGAACTAACTAGAGGAAAAGCAGTTACCAAGGAGAGTATAAGAGAATTTACCAAAGGGTTGGAGTTACCTGATGAAGGAAAGAGCATTCTACTCAGGTTGACACCACATAGTTATGTTGGCGCAGCAATAGAATTGGCAAGGACGGTAGACGCAGCTGTCAATTCAGAGATTGGGAATCTGTTGTGA